Part of the Qingrenia yutianensis genome, GATTTTTTTACTACAGAAGAATTTTTAATCTCTACTTTTCCACACTCTATCAATCTTTCCATAGATATATCCCCCTATTATTTAAGTGCATAAAAATGTACTATGGCTATTTTATAATATAATATTAATCTAATTTAATTAAAAATAATATCACAAATTTATTATTTTTTTTAAAAATATAACTATTTAATTTTTCCGATTATTTTATAAATTCCATTATTTATTTTAATTGGTATTTATTATAAAATAATTTATATCTTACAATAATATAACCGCCTTTGTAGTATTAGGATTTTATTTCATCGCAGAATTTTAATTAAATATAAAAATTTTTTCAACATTACCAGTATTTGTGATATTTAATGGTTTGCATATATAAAATTTTCTTTTTAGATATATAAATAATTTAACAATATCTTCTCATTTCTGCAATTTTTATAAAATTGATGTAGATATACCCACCTAATTGTCTAACAAAGTAACTTTTATCCCCTCGTATCTCCAAGAGTTTTGGATGTTTAGTAAAGAGTTTACACAAAATTCGGTGTTGACTCTATTTATTGACATTTCCAGCTTTTATTTTCCCCTGTTCCCACTTTTTGACCAATTCAGGGAACTCACCCGGTGCATCCTTTGTAGGTCTTCCGAATCGCACACCGTTTAACTTTGCAACCCTTATTCCCTCTTCCTGACTCTTTTTTATGTTTTCTCTTTCGCTCTGTGCGACAAATGACAAAACCTGCAAGACAAGATCCGCAATAAAAGTTCCCATTAAATCTTTGTAAGTTCTGGTATCCAGAAGAGGCATATCTATGACAACTACATCGACCTCCATCTCTTTTGTAAGTATCCGCCACTGTTCTTGAATATCTTTATAATTTCTCCCAAGTCTGTCTATTGATTTAACATACAACAAATCGCCTTTTTTTAATTTCTTTACAAGCGCCATATAGTTCGGCCTGTTAAAATCTTTTCCCGATTGCTTGTCCAAATAGATATTTTCTCTCTCTATTCCAAGCTGTAACATTTCAACAAGTTGCCTCGCCTCGTTTTGATCAATAGATGACACTCTCACATATGCATATTTTTTCAATCGTCTCATCTCCTAACTGTGCATACCCCTATATATTATTATAACACTTAAATGAAGTCTTCGAGAATAGGCAAACACTCTTTTGAAGTAAAACCCCATAAAATCGTGATGAGTGTTTCTATAGCCTTCTTCTTTCTGACAAAATAAGTTTTCCATGCCATATATTCGCCTGTCTCGCTTGCAATCTTTTCGATTATATCATCAACTTTTTTATATGCCTTTTCTGACATATAAGTATAAAAAATTATGAAATAATATATCTCGCCATTATCCTGTTTCCTTTTAAGCAAGTTGACAGCAGATTCGATAATTTTAAGCATTTTTTTATTACGTTCCAAAGTCCTCATTTGTTCATGAATTTCCGTCCCCGCCAAGTCTGCTC contains:
- a CDS encoding recombinase family protein, coding for MRRLKKYAYVRVSSIDQNEARQLVEMLQLGIERENIYLDKQSGKDFNRPNYMALVKKLKKGDLLYVKSIDRLGRNYKDIQEQWRILTKEMEVDVVVIDMPLLDTRTYKDLMGTFIADLVLQVLSFVAQSERENIKKSQEEGIRVAKLNGVRFGRPTKDAPGEFPELVKKWEQGKIKAGNVNK